In Prunus dulcis chromosome 1, ALMONDv2, whole genome shotgun sequence, the following are encoded in one genomic region:
- the LOC117633147 gene encoding glutamate receptor 2.8-like, translating into MVVVMVLVVEVVVDVEVLEDEEVVVVVEEVVVLVVQVVELDVELEEKGVFSSLNSTQKETGIDLSRVTNQVMQIESTFTSVDQMLAHFLKLLLRMSLEHKSYTRFKAKKSRQNEREKELGSIQLSMAKEVIRIPVGVVLDLNSSVGAIAESCMTMALSDFYAKHAHYRTRLDLRTRDSADDIVTAASEAWYMMKKEKVQAIIGPQRTAEAKFVMELGRKAKVPIISFSATSPSLSPSRSPFFVRTAFDDSAQVKAIAAIIEAYSWLEVVLVYEDTDYGNGLIPYLVDAIQEVGARVPYRSVIPPSSNDAEILRELGRLNSNSTRIFLVHMTASLGSKFFILANKAGMMSEGYAWIVTDGLSTFLDPVNSTTMDSMEGVLGVRPYIPMTKDLEDFQSRWKQPNKMTAGLNLFGLWAYDTVWALAMAVEKVGTTSSRSMKQNTSRVINLASLETSNMGKNLLETIPSSKFQSLSGNFQLVKGQLEPSTFEIFNVIGNKERIIGYWIDQQKGLSRQLKYDKSEAEKSDVKRRLKQPIWPGDTTDQPATKKLRIGVPIKEGFNEFLKMENKSISGFAADVFFAALAKLPFPLPHDFFCFKGTYNDLLYQIKAGKYDAVVGDTTIVANRSLYVDFTLPYSESGVSMVVLVENNERDNIWIFLKPLSLDLWLTTGAAFIFTGFVIWVLEHRVNSEFRGPPQQQLGVIFWFSFSTLVFAHREKVVNNWSRLVLIIWVFVVLILTQSYTASLASMLTVQRLQPVFTDIREIKRNGYNIGFQKNSFIKGFLMDNIGFEESKLKAYVTIEDYNHALSKGTDNGGVAAIFDEIPYLKLFIAKYCSKYTMVGPTYKTDGFGFAFPRGSPLVSYMSRAILNVTQDKSKMDSIEEKYFGNQTICDDQSAKISSDGRSLHVYSFGGLFIIAGVVSMFSLLMYMYRFVCSQWPTLSTTIHSENSFRWKMVELAKHFDKKDLTSHPFTQRTSRVHAMDTPDETAIGGLHDANDMQNNSAVENNIDVNENE; encoded by the exons ATGGTGGTGGTTATGGTGttggttgtggaggtggtggtggatgtGGAGGTTTTGGAGGATGAggaggtggttgtggtggtggaggaggtggtggttttGGTGGTGCAAGTGGTAGAGTTGGATGTGGAATTGGAG GAAAAGGGTGTTTTCTCATCCTTGAATAGTACTCAGAAGGAGACCGGTATTGACTTGTCTCGAGTTACCAACCAAGTGATGCAAATTGAATCAACATTTACGAGTGTTGACCAAATGCTTGCCCATTTTCTCAAACTCCTATTAAGGATGAGCTTGGAACACAAATCGTACACAAGATTTAAAGCTAAAAAGAGTAGGCAAAacgaaagagaaaaaga GCTTGGGAGTATCCAGCTTTCAATGGCAAAGGAGGTGATACGAATACCAGTCGGGGTAGTTCTGGACTTGAATTCCTCTGTTGGTGCGATTGCAGAGAGCTGTATGACCATGGCACTCTCAGATTTTTATGCTAAGCATGCTCATTATCGAACAAGGCTTGATCTTCGTACCCGGGATTCAGCGGATGATATTGTTACTGCAGCATCTGAAG CCTGGTATatgatgaagaaagaaaaagtgcaGGCCATTATTGGACCTCAAAGGACAGCAGAAGCAAAGTTTGTGATGGAGCTTGGCAGAAAGGCTAAGGTTCCCATCATTTCATTCTCTGCCACCagtccctctctttctccatcTCGTAGCCCATTTTTTGTCCGGACAGCCTTTGATGACTCTGCTCAAGTAAAAGCCATAGCTGCCATCATTGAAGCTTATAGCTGGTTGGAGGTTGTTCTCGTCTATGAAGACACCGATTATGGCAATGGTTTAATTCCATATCTGGTGGACGCTATACAGGAGGTTGGTGCTCGAGTACCTTACAGAAGTGTCATTCCTCCATCTTCTAATGATGCTGAAATTCTAAGGGAGCTTGGCAGGTTAAACTCAAATTCAACAAGAATATTTCTGGTGCATATGACTGCCTCCCTTGGGTCCAAATTCTTTATACTAGCAAATAAGGCAGGTATGATGAGTGAAGGGTATGCATGGATTGTCACCGATGGGTTATCAACTTTTTTAGATCCTGTGAATTCGACAACCATGGATTCAATGGAAGGTGTGTTGGGAGTAAGGCCATATATCCCAATGACAAAAGATCTTGAAGACTTTCAGTCAAGATGGAAACAACCAAACAAGATGACGGCAGGCCTAAACCTCTTTGGATTATGGGCATATGATACAGTTTGGGCACTGGCAATGGCGGTGGAGAAAGTGGGAACAACAAGTTCTAGGTCTATGAAACAAAACACAAGTAGAGTCATTAATCTTGCAAGCTTGGAAACCAGTAACATGGGTAAAAATCTTCTTGAAACAATCCcaagttcaaaatttcaaagccTAAGTGGGAATTTCCAGTTGGTCAAGGGACAGTTAGAACCTTCAACCTTTGAGATATTCAATGTGATTGGCAATAAAGAAAGGATTATTGGATATTGGATTGACCAACAAAAAGGGCTGTCAAGGCAGCTCAAGTATGACAAAAGTGAAGCAGAAAAATCTGATGTAAAGAGAAGACTCAAGCAACCAATTTGGCCAGGGGACACTACAGACCAACCTGCAACAAAGAAACTGAGGATTGGAGTTCCAATTAAAGAAGGTTTTAATGAATTCctaaaaatggaaaacaaaagcataTCGGGATTTGCTGCTGATGTCTTCTTTGCTGCACTGGCTAAACTACCATTTCCGCTTCCCCATGACTTCTTTTGCTTCAAAGGGACATATAATGATCTTCTTTACCAAATCAAAGCTGGG AAGTATGATGCTGTGGTGGGAGACACAACAATTGTAGCTAACCGCTCATTGTATGTAGATTTTACATTGCCCTATTCAGAGTCGGGAGTGTCAATGGTAGTTTTGGtggaaaataatgaaagagacaatatttggatttttttgaaGCCGTTAAGTTTGGATCTTTGGCTGACAACTGGGGCAGCCTTCATATTTACAGGTTTTGTGATATGGGTTCTTGAACACCGGGTAAACTCCGAGTTTAGAGGTCCACCACAACAACAACTTGGCGTGATATTTTGGTTCTCCTTTTCAACTCTTGTCTTTGCTCATA GGGAGAAAGTGGTGAACAATTGGTCAAGATTAGTGCTTAtcatttgggtttttgtgGTTCTTATCCTGACACAGAGTTACACTGCAAGTTTAGCCTCAATGTTAACAGTGCAGAGATTGCAGCCTGTATTTACTGATATAAGAGAGATCAAAAGGAATGGTTATAATATAGGATTTCAAAAGAATTCATTTATTAAAGGGTTTCTAATGGACAATATAGGGTTTGAAGAGTCCAAGTTGAAAGCTTATGTAACCATTGAGGACTATAACCATGCACTATCCAAAGGAACCGACAATGGTGGAGTTGCTGCAATTTTCGATGAAATCCCTTACCTTAAACTGTTCATTGCAAAGTATTGTTCCAAGTACACCATGGTTGGACCAACATACAAAACTGACGGATTCGGCTTT GCCTTCCCAAGAGGGTCTCCTCTAGTCTCCTACATGTCAAGGGCAATATTGAATGTCACTCAAGATAAATCTAAGATGGATTCAATTGAGGAGAAGTACTTCGGAAACCAAACCATCTGTGATGATCAAAGTGCCAAAATTTCTTCAGACGGTCGAAGCCTTCACGTGTACAGCTTCGGGGGACTCTTCATCATCGCAGGTGTAGTCTCcatgttttcacttttgatgTACATGTACCGTTTCGTTTGCTCACAGTGGCCTACTTTGAGCACCACGATTCATTCTGAGAACTCATTTCGGTGGAAAATGGTTGAATTGGCAAAGCATTTTGACAAGAAAGATCTCACTTCGCATCCTTTTACGCAAAGAACATCCAGAGTACATGCTATGGATACTCCTGATGAGACAGCTATAGGAGGTTTACATGATGCAAATGATATGCAGAATAACTCAGCAGTGGAGAACAATATTGATGTGaatgaaaatgaataa